The following coding sequences lie in one Thermomicrobium sp. 4228-Ro genomic window:
- a CDS encoding PfkB family carbohydrate kinase: MGPPRAPQYVAIGHVTIDLDPTTGTPRLGGTALYAALAAARFGLDAAILTRGNFEAYGSSLLEDLARFSREVAVIVQDSAVPTVFTNRTVAGRREQTIHSWAGPIDLSGLPPTWRSAPVIHFAPVAQEVDPRQASRVSPEFLGTTPQGWMRQWPRQGGRVRLIPLRLPLEFVARVDGFVLSTIEHTLARDEIEAIAQRGLVAITRGPEGATVIDRGRSYDVPAYPVPVRDDTGAGDVFAAVLFALRARREPTLWAAKMAAAAAALKVQGVGPDAVPTRAAVEAFLAQRGEQRR, from the coding sequence GTGGGTCCGCCGCGCGCCCCACAGTACGTCGCGATCGGCCACGTCACGATCGATTTGGATCCGACCACCGGCACACCCCGGCTCGGAGGTACGGCACTCTACGCTGCGTTGGCAGCCGCGCGGTTCGGCTTGGACGCTGCCATCTTGACACGGGGGAACTTCGAAGCCTACGGTTCCTCTCTCTTGGAAGACCTGGCGCGATTTTCACGCGAGGTCGCGGTGATCGTGCAGGACAGCGCTGTACCGACGGTCTTCACGAACCGGACCGTCGCGGGCCGGCGTGAGCAGACGATTCACTCCTGGGCTGGTCCGATCGATCTGAGTGGCTTGCCACCGACCTGGCGGTCAGCGCCGGTGATTCACTTCGCACCCGTCGCACAGGAGGTCGATCCGCGCCAGGCCAGCCGCGTGAGTCCAGAATTCCTCGGGACGACGCCGCAGGGATGGATGCGCCAGTGGCCGCGGCAGGGTGGCCGTGTCCGTCTGATTCCACTGCGCTTGCCGCTCGAGTTCGTGGCCAGGGTGGACGGATTCGTGCTGAGTACGATCGAGCACACCCTGGCACGCGATGAGATCGAGGCGATCGCCCAGCGTGGTCTGGTGGCGATCACGCGTGGGCCCGAGGGTGCCACGGTGATCGATCGTGGGCGCTCCTACGATGTCCCAGCGTATCCTGTACCGGTACGCGACGATACCGGAGCCGGTGATGTCTTCGCTGCCGTCCTGTTCGCCTTGCGGGCACGGCGGGAACCGACGCTGTGGGCCGCGAAGATGGCCGCTGCAGCTGCTGCCCTGAAGGTGCAGGGAGTGGGGCCCGACGCCGTCCCGACGCGCGCGGCGGTTGAAGCCTTTCTCGCGCAACGTGGTGAACAGCGTCGGTGA
- a CDS encoding aminoacyl-tRNA deacylase — translation MSRLGPNDLEAFVTQHGARARVRRLGQPTRTVDEAARALGVAPRSIVKSLVFRSDDAVTVLAVVRGDQRVDVQRLAQASGVSSLKLAPATEVEAITGYPAGATPPVGHRTALPVYVDPAVLEEAVVFGGGGDEQSMLEIAPEELVHLARATVAPISQAT, via the coding sequence GTGTCACGCTTGGGACCGAATGATCTCGAAGCCTTCGTCACGCAGCACGGTGCGCGAGCACGTGTGCGACGACTCGGCCAGCCGACGCGTACGGTGGACGAGGCAGCCCGTGCGCTCGGGGTCGCGCCACGCTCGATCGTGAAATCGCTCGTCTTTCGCAGCGACGACGCTGTCACGGTTCTCGCGGTCGTCCGGGGTGACCAGCGCGTCGACGTGCAGCGGCTCGCTCAGGCGAGCGGAGTCTCCTCCCTGAAACTCGCCCCAGCAACGGAGGTGGAGGCCATAACCGGTTACCCAGCTGGTGCGACCCCGCCCGTCGGCCATCGCACCGCTTTACCGGTGTACGTCGACCCAGCGGTGCTCGAGGAAGCAGTCGTCTTCGGGGGAGGAGGAGACGAGCAGAGCATGCTGGAAATCGCTCCAGAGGAACTCGTGCACCTCGCGCGTGCGACTGTCGCGCCGATCAGCCAGGCAACCTGA